The following are from one region of the Salminus brasiliensis chromosome 14, fSalBra1.hap2, whole genome shotgun sequence genome:
- the pkig gene encoding cAMP-dependent protein kinase inhibitor gamma, translating into MMDVESSYSDFINCDRTGRRNAVPDIKGDGTAVGTSELTKDMAQMDLTAGEVDAARAPAPEAEASGSQEPEQSKEGAS; encoded by the exons ATGATGGACGTTGAGTCGTCATACTCAGATTTCATTAACTGTGATCGCACAGGCCGCAGGAATGCAGTGCCAGACATTAAAGGTGATGGGACAGCGGTGGGAACCAGCGAACTGACCAAAGACATGGCTCAGATGGACCTGACAGCAGGAG AGGTGGATGCTGCCAGGGCTCCGGCCCCTGAAGCGGAGGCATCGGGGAGCCAGGAGCCGGAGCAGAGCAAAGAAGGAGCATCTTAA